In a single window of the Maniola jurtina chromosome 4, ilManJurt1.1, whole genome shotgun sequence genome:
- the LOC123864846 gene encoding uncharacterized protein LOC123864846 — MKEAINNFTLIIDNITIALEKSQLRLSINNVFNSLEMSIITLSFQLEDIINAVLFSSLNKLHPSIMTPTQLHKEIIDSFRHLPQDLELPVPLEIDMIHTIIDISKVSSYYIKNKLIFVLQIPLVSIKEYSLYHNIPLPTPHSIGNPDTFSLIIPSAKYIAITINKNFYFDLDSLNNCLVINHKHYICDNVSVYATNTKVTCESELLSKIINKIPQQCETKFIYGKVDLWKNLNYNRWIFIQSEPTRITIECSELKSHQEITVIGTGILNLPELCIGYGKNVILKGKFNKSVKLPTITFEFNLINDSCCNTRKLEIIKNGVSPIKLEKIDLDNLRIQKNHLEAKLLNTELEEVPHIIKYGTHYSVITVITLLVIICVTLYFIIIKIFRIRNVKKCNSLGVNPKVDIELADITNDDEQTDKYPNLKRNV; from the coding sequence ATGAAGGAAGCAATCAATAATTTCACTCTAATAATAGACAATATAACTATCGCTTTGGAAAAATCCCAATTACGACTTAGTATAAATAACGTTTTTAATAGTCTCGAAATGTCAATAATAACATTATCTTTTCAACTCGAAGATATAATAAATGCCGTACTGTTTAGCAGTTTAAACAAATTGCATCCTTCTATAATGACACCAACACAACTTCATAAAGAAATTATTGATAGTTTCAGACATCTACCTCAAGATTTAGAATTACCTGTCCCGTTAGAAATCGATATGATACACACTATTATAGATATATCCAAGGTATCATCATACTACAttaagaataaattaatatttgtattaCAAATCCCATTAGTATCTATTAAGGAATATAGTTTGTATCACAACATTCCATTACCAACACCACATTCCATTGGAAATCCAGATACATTCAGTTTGATAATACCCAGTGCGAAATATATCGCgattactataaataaaaacttttactttgatCTGGATAGTCTGAATAATTGTTTGGTTATTAATCATAAGCATTATATTTGTGATAATGTAAGTGTATATGCAACAAATACAAAAGTTACCTGTGAAAGTGAGTtactgtcaaaaattataaataaaatcccTCAGCAGTGTGAAACAAAATTCATATATGGAAAAGTAGATTTATGGAAAAACTTAAATTACAATAGATGGATATTTATCCAATCAGAACCAACCAGAATAACTATAGAATGTTCAGAATTAAAATCACACCAAGAAATAACGGTTATAGGAACTGGTATTCTAAACCTACCAGAATTGTGTATCGGTTATggtaaaaatgttattttaaaaggTAAATTCAATAAAAGTGTGAAATTACCTACAATcacttttgaatttaatttaattaatgattCATGTTGTAATACGCGTAAGTTAGAAATAATAAAGAATGGTGTCTCCCCTATCAAGTTAGAAAAAATTGATTTAGACAATTTAAGAATACAAAAGAATCATTTAGAAgcaaaattattaaatactgAATTAGAAGAAGTACctcatataataaaatatgggACACACTATTCCGTAATAACTGTCATTACACTGTTAGTAATTATATGtgtaacattatattttataattattaagattTTTAGAATAAGAAATGTCAAGAAATGTAACTCACTGGGAGTAAACCCAAAAGTTGATATAGAATTAGCTGATATTACAAATGatgacgaacagacagacaaatatccaaatttaaagagaaatgtttaa